A single genomic interval of Rubripirellula reticaptiva harbors:
- a CDS encoding glycosyltransferase, which produces MAKILVTWELGSGLGHLLPLRVLSEQLVTAGHEVALVCRGASQLDQSLIAGPFTIIDAPVFSSTEDSGYREASNFAHTLMDDGFLVAGELAERCQLWRNLFDELKPDCVLFDHSPIALLAAQGLGFATATLGTGFCCPPDAERLPNWRPWLDRTDDECHAAEQLVTANINHALCLFEQPEIRTIGELYYRVDRQFHQTYPELDHFPDRIGANYVGIVPVDGGEMPKWPLSLGKRIFAYLKQSPWAEKVIKNLAMLGMPTLVYGPTLDAGVVEFYETNYPAISFARSPLCIEHVTKQCDIAVHHGTHGVSAAVLLAGKPSVLFPIALEQRITCVNIHKMGAGRLANPFREAEVLDAIHDVLVNESYLRNAACFAEQYRTWDLFERLMSVAQWISEAASAHAAQHS; this is translated from the coding sequence TTGGCAAAAATCTTAGTGACATGGGAGCTTGGCAGCGGCCTAGGGCACTTGCTTCCTTTGCGAGTCCTGTCAGAGCAATTAGTTACGGCCGGGCACGAAGTCGCTCTCGTATGTCGCGGAGCCTCGCAGCTTGACCAATCTCTAATCGCTGGCCCATTCACCATCATTGACGCTCCTGTATTTTCTTCAACAGAAGACTCAGGCTATCGAGAGGCATCGAACTTTGCCCACACCTTGATGGATGATGGCTTTCTTGTTGCCGGTGAACTTGCTGAGCGTTGCCAACTTTGGCGAAACCTATTTGATGAGCTAAAGCCTGATTGCGTGCTGTTTGATCACAGTCCAATCGCTCTTCTTGCGGCGCAAGGCCTTGGCTTTGCAACGGCTACTCTGGGAACCGGCTTCTGCTGTCCACCGGATGCAGAGCGACTACCCAACTGGCGTCCCTGGCTAGACCGTACAGACGACGAATGCCATGCAGCAGAGCAGCTGGTAACTGCGAACATCAATCACGCACTTTGCCTCTTCGAGCAACCAGAGATTCGCACCATTGGCGAATTATATTATCGTGTTGATCGTCAGTTTCATCAAACCTATCCCGAGCTGGATCACTTCCCTGATCGAATTGGCGCCAACTACGTCGGCATCGTCCCCGTGGATGGTGGTGAAATGCCCAAGTGGCCGCTCTCGCTCGGGAAACGAATATTTGCCTACCTTAAGCAATCACCATGGGCCGAAAAGGTGATCAAAAATCTTGCGATGCTTGGGATGCCAACCCTGGTCTACGGCCCCACTCTCGACGCTGGTGTCGTGGAATTTTATGAAACGAACTATCCCGCGATTTCATTTGCACGAAGCCCGCTTTGTATCGAGCATGTCACGAAGCAATGCGACATCGCGGTCCATCATGGCACGCACGGTGTTTCCGCAGCAGTCTTGCTTGCCGGCAAACCATCCGTGCTATTCCCCATTGCCCTGGAGCAACGAATCACTTGCGTCAACATCCACAAAATGGGTGCAGGCCGACTTGCCAATCCGTTCCGCGAAGCCGAAGTCTTAGACGCGATTCATGACGTGCTGGTAAATGAATCTTACCTGCGGAACGCTGCTTGTTTTGCAGAACAATACCGGACCTGGGACCTGTTTGAGCGTCTAATGAGCGTCGCCCAGTGGATCAGCGAGGCTGCATCCGCCCACGCAGCTCAACATTCATGA
- a CDS encoding S8 family peptidase, which translates to MATLPHLFPQETVKTEEYVYPREVRGGPTFNSPPRDRIPHSDDLISQLNSLEATDDVSGEEPSVDRSNSLSGKVLEFSGACGFDLKSDSLGFRPSGIELRSVRRDREGTMHATVFVPDGKMGFFVKRCEEYAREETGGKTPRPKHKDLIEGISQIRLASLKSFWSDAGSFPTEVENEYWWELWLSSVSQDNVASKFQADAQPIGITVAPEKLRFPERMVVLAKATANQLKSIPNLFEYLAEVRLAKLLSSELLDLPPIDQAEYVNEALGRITFAMAASPAVCHLDTGVNRDHPLLKPAIHENHVLTANPDWAATDRVGHGTEMAGIALYGCLTEVLNQPQLISLSHRIESVKIMGLGSTTDPALWGALTQQAANRIEIVSPENCCRSFCLTVTAQARDEGYPSSWSAAIDQSAAAMDENTDHRLFIVSAGNLSLEQRREYPDRNFVEGIEDPAQCWNAITVGGYTEKQSIRQSGLEEWERLAVGGSLSPASRTSRVWDDKSWPIKPEIVMEAGNMLRNPTTGDADFADDLSLLTTRVDPSGSLLTTTGDTSAAAALASRFTARLWAEYPRLWPETIRALTIHSATWTDSMHAIAQGESRETLLRTFGYGVPDFGSASRSAKNSATMIIESQMQPFEKTSARIKTKDMHFHRLPWPRAVLASLGEIEVRLKMTLSYFIQPSPGRRGWTNKHRYQSHGLRFDVKRPADTDDEFRKRLTASARAEDEGYQSEPDDRNWLMGRNLRCKGSIHCDTWTATAADLVAANYIAIVPVTGWWKERPHLGYHDSTTNYALVVSIETDDIETDLYTPIVNEIAISNLI; encoded by the coding sequence ATGGCAACGTTACCGCACTTGTTTCCCCAAGAAACGGTCAAGACGGAAGAGTACGTCTATCCGCGTGAGGTCCGAGGTGGCCCCACTTTCAATAGTCCTCCGCGCGATCGGATTCCTCACTCTGACGATTTGATTAGCCAGCTCAACTCGCTTGAGGCGACGGACGATGTGTCCGGCGAAGAGCCAAGCGTCGATAGATCCAATTCACTCAGCGGGAAAGTTCTCGAATTCTCGGGAGCTTGCGGATTCGATTTGAAATCCGACAGTCTTGGATTTAGACCGAGCGGCATTGAACTCCGCTCCGTTCGTCGCGATCGCGAAGGGACAATGCACGCAACCGTATTTGTCCCCGATGGAAAGATGGGATTCTTTGTCAAGCGGTGCGAGGAATATGCGAGAGAAGAAACGGGAGGCAAGACGCCGCGACCGAAGCACAAAGACTTGATCGAAGGCATTAGCCAGATTCGCCTCGCTTCCCTAAAATCATTCTGGAGCGATGCCGGAAGCTTCCCCACCGAAGTGGAAAATGAATACTGGTGGGAGCTATGGCTCAGCAGTGTGTCCCAGGACAACGTCGCCAGCAAATTTCAAGCGGACGCACAACCGATAGGAATTACGGTCGCACCCGAGAAGTTGCGTTTCCCAGAAAGAATGGTCGTTCTTGCGAAGGCAACTGCCAATCAATTGAAGTCAATCCCGAATCTGTTTGAGTATCTGGCAGAGGTCCGGCTCGCAAAGCTATTGTCGAGCGAACTTCTCGATTTGCCGCCAATCGATCAGGCTGAATACGTCAACGAAGCACTAGGGAGGATCACCTTTGCGATGGCGGCTTCGCCGGCCGTCTGCCATTTGGATACTGGGGTCAATCGCGATCATCCGCTATTGAAACCAGCGATTCACGAAAATCATGTTTTGACAGCGAACCCAGATTGGGCGGCAACTGACCGCGTGGGTCATGGCACCGAGATGGCAGGTATCGCACTTTATGGCTGTCTGACAGAAGTATTGAATCAACCGCAGTTGATCTCGTTATCGCATCGGATTGAGTCCGTTAAAATTATGGGTTTGGGTTCAACGACCGATCCCGCGCTCTGGGGAGCATTGACTCAGCAGGCGGCAAATCGCATTGAGATTGTATCACCTGAGAATTGCTGCCGTAGCTTTTGCCTAACGGTCACGGCACAAGCCCGAGATGAGGGATATCCCTCATCTTGGTCCGCTGCAATTGATCAGTCCGCTGCTGCGATGGATGAAAACACTGATCATCGACTTTTCATTGTGTCGGCTGGAAACTTATCTCTTGAGCAACGTCGAGAGTATCCGGATCGCAATTTCGTTGAAGGGATAGAAGATCCGGCGCAATGCTGGAATGCCATTACGGTGGGTGGCTACACCGAGAAACAGTCGATTCGACAGAGCGGCCTCGAAGAATGGGAACGCCTTGCGGTCGGTGGTTCGCTGAGTCCCGCAAGTCGAACCTCGCGCGTTTGGGACGACAAGAGTTGGCCGATCAAGCCTGAAATTGTCATGGAGGCCGGAAACATGCTCCGCAATCCGACCACCGGTGACGCAGACTTTGCCGACGACCTTTCACTGCTCACAACTCGTGTTGATCCAAGCGGTTCACTGTTAACCACGACGGGCGACACGAGCGCTGCCGCAGCATTAGCGTCGCGGTTTACTGCACGATTGTGGGCTGAATATCCACGCCTATGGCCCGAAACGATTCGTGCGCTGACCATACATTCGGCGACATGGACTGATTCCATGCACGCCATTGCCCAGGGCGAGAGCCGGGAAACACTCTTGCGAACCTTCGGATACGGAGTTCCCGATTTTGGCTCGGCTTCGCGAAGTGCCAAGAATTCCGCAACGATGATCATCGAATCCCAAATGCAACCTTTCGAGAAGACATCCGCGCGAATTAAGACCAAGGACATGCACTTTCATCGTTTGCCGTGGCCTCGCGCAGTGCTGGCGAGTCTAGGTGAGATTGAAGTGCGGTTGAAAATGACGCTGTCCTACTTCATCCAGCCGAGTCCCGGTCGTCGAGGATGGACCAATAAGCATCGCTACCAATCACACGGCCTACGTTTCGATGTGAAGCGTCCCGCAGATACGGATGACGAATTCCGAAAACGACTCACGGCGTCGGCTCGCGCAGAAGACGAAGGTTATCAATCGGAACCCGATGATCGGAATTGGCTGATGGGTCGCAACCTGCGCTGCAAGGGTTCCATTCACTGCGACACATGGACCGCCACGGCAGCCGATCTCGTGGCCGCGAATTATATCGCGATCGTCCCAGTCACTGGATGGTGGAAAGAGCGTCCTCATCTGGGCTACCACGACAGCACAACAAACTATGCACTGGTTGTTTCGATTGAAACAGACGACATCGAAACGGATCTCTACACTCCTATTGTTAACGAAATTGCGATCTCCAATTTGATTTGA
- a CDS encoding AAA family ATPase, whose translation MATAQQIKSLVRSFTAGDEEHFVMVALQIAANSAKRGDGKQAKELRDLVDEVKRRQSHDRQSSPVPIARPSGDLAGLLATSFPKTRLSEMVLSKETLGPLSRVIHEYRHQEKLRSHGLSARRKLLLVGPPGCGKTMTASAIAGELHLPLFSVQLHGLITKFMGETSAKLHLLFEAMHSTRGVYFFDEFDAIGGNRGASNDVGEARRILNSYLQFLEQDDSDSLILAATNFVDMLDDALFRRFDDVVRYSRPSKQEAESLIRNRLHAFLPSRVGWKKIQSAAEGLSHAEIARACDDAAKQCVIDDRAKVTTCHLAEFLNERQLARSPNE comes from the coding sequence GTGGCTACCGCTCAGCAAATCAAATCGCTTGTACGCAGCTTTACCGCAGGTGACGAGGAACACTTCGTTATGGTTGCGTTGCAGATTGCTGCGAACTCGGCGAAGAGGGGCGATGGGAAACAAGCAAAGGAATTGCGGGATCTCGTTGACGAAGTCAAGCGGCGTCAAAGTCACGATCGGCAGTCGAGTCCTGTTCCGATCGCTCGGCCTTCGGGGGATCTTGCTGGCCTGCTCGCCACCAGTTTTCCCAAGACACGATTGTCAGAAATGGTGCTGTCGAAGGAAACTCTTGGCCCGCTCTCACGCGTCATCCATGAATACCGCCATCAAGAAAAGTTGCGTAGCCATGGATTGTCGGCTCGTCGAAAGTTGCTGTTGGTCGGCCCGCCGGGGTGCGGAAAAACAATGACCGCATCAGCAATTGCTGGGGAATTGCACCTTCCCTTGTTTTCCGTCCAGCTGCACGGGCTGATTACTAAGTTCATGGGCGAAACGTCCGCTAAGTTGCATTTGCTTTTCGAAGCGATGCATTCCACACGTGGTGTCTATTTTTTCGATGAGTTCGATGCCATTGGAGGCAATCGCGGCGCGTCCAACGATGTTGGCGAAGCTCGCCGCATTCTCAACTCCTATCTGCAGTTCTTGGAGCAAGACGATTCAGATAGCTTGATTCTGGCAGCAACCAACTTCGTGGACATGTTAGACGATGCATTGTTTCGTCGCTTCGATGACGTAGTGCGTTACTCGCGGCCATCCAAGCAAGAAGCAGAGTCATTGATCCGCAATCGCCTGCATGCATTCCTCCCCTCTCGCGTAGGTTGGAAGAAGATACAATCGGCCGCAGAGGGGCTTAGTCATGCCGAGATTGCTCGGGCTTGCGACGACGCCGCAAAGCAATGTGTGATCGACGACAGAGCGAAAGTGACGACCTGTCACCTGGCAGAGTTTTTGAACGAACGTCAGTTAGCTCGATCACCAAACGAATAA
- a CDS encoding glycosyltransferase family 4 protein — protein MSTTRILVIQGRPPYPMLLGGAARVTHRLLLALSKRPEVEVMWIGGASPVQLAQFVPGRDAWDALGIHATAAMETGLSFDMGYRCVATTKLNVEYDRQLASFQPTLVWGQLEGAPGLVREAVSKGYASMQYMMDCVYDAATVRSTALLGTKFVGLSQYIADRIGKDAGGKAKVVYPIFDFDPGDRDLSTDNRETGYVLMINPHPLKGIETFLGFAALLPNVNFRLQQSWPMHLADVKGLSNRLADFPNVDFQRAVPDMRPVYRGASALVVPSVWEEGFGMVVPEAQAAGVPVIASRRGGLPESVGGGGVLVDEYQDAASWARIIEELLHSRDFYSNLRTAGWSSVERPQFSESAVVKSFLRGIAS, from the coding sequence ATGTCGACAACTCGAATTCTTGTCATCCAGGGACGCCCACCCTATCCAATGCTTCTTGGTGGTGCGGCGCGGGTTACGCACCGACTGCTACTGGCCCTGTCGAAACGGCCGGAGGTTGAGGTCATGTGGATCGGTGGTGCATCGCCTGTTCAATTAGCGCAGTTTGTTCCAGGCAGAGATGCTTGGGACGCATTGGGCATTCATGCGACCGCAGCCATGGAAACGGGCCTGAGCTTTGACATGGGGTATCGATGTGTCGCCACCACAAAGTTGAATGTCGAATACGATCGGCAACTCGCATCCTTTCAACCAACATTGGTCTGGGGGCAACTGGAGGGAGCACCCGGTCTTGTACGAGAGGCGGTGTCCAAAGGATATGCCTCGATGCAATACATGATGGACTGTGTGTATGACGCTGCGACAGTCCGCTCGACTGCCCTTCTTGGAACGAAGTTTGTGGGCTTGTCCCAGTATATCGCTGATCGGATCGGGAAGGATGCTGGCGGAAAAGCCAAAGTCGTCTATCCAATCTTTGATTTTGATCCCGGCGATAGGGATCTCAGTACGGATAATCGGGAAACGGGATATGTGTTGATGATCAATCCGCATCCGCTAAAAGGAATTGAAACCTTTCTCGGTTTTGCCGCGTTGCTGCCGAATGTGAATTTTCGCTTGCAGCAGTCTTGGCCGATGCATCTGGCCGACGTGAAAGGTCTTTCCAATCGACTCGCAGATTTTCCCAACGTCGATTTCCAACGAGCGGTTCCCGATATGCGTCCCGTCTATCGGGGCGCATCCGCATTGGTAGTTCCGTCGGTCTGGGAGGAGGGGTTTGGGATGGTCGTGCCCGAAGCTCAAGCGGCGGGAGTTCCGGTCATCGCTAGCCGCCGCGGAGGGCTTCCTGAAAGCGTCGGAGGCGGCGGGGTTCTTGTCGACGAGTATCAAGACGCGGCAAGCTGGGCACGCATCATCGAAGAGCTACTTCATAGTCGCGATTTCTACTCGAATCTTCGCACGGCAGGGTGGTCATCGGTGGAACGGCCCCAGTTTTCGGAATCGGCCGTGGTCAAGTCGTTTTTGCGAGGCATCGCTTCTTGA
- a CDS encoding transposase, with protein sequence MGRAKRADAAGAIYHMLNRANWRTELFEKMADYEAFERILVDAVTRFEIDLFSYCVMPNHWHMVVRPRQDGEMSRFAQWLQLTHTQRYHAHHHSAGRGHLYQGRYKSFPVQDDEHFLTVNRYVERNAFSAELCQSPEDWRFGSLWRWNSGTTTERSLLTPWPIARRPDWIAWVRRTLSDHELERLRWCVQRGSPFGGEAWVESIARRYDLESTLRPRGRPKKTPPPE encoded by the coding sequence ATGGGAAGAGCCAAGCGGGCGGACGCTGCCGGTGCGATCTACCACATGCTCAATCGTGCCAATTGGCGGACTGAGCTGTTCGAGAAGATGGCCGACTATGAAGCCTTCGAACGAATCCTCGTCGACGCGGTCACCCGTTTCGAGATTGATCTGTTCAGTTACTGCGTGATGCCCAATCACTGGCACATGGTCGTTCGTCCGCGACAGGATGGTGAAATGTCGAGATTCGCCCAGTGGTTGCAGTTGACGCATACTCAGCGCTATCACGCCCATCATCACTCGGCGGGCCGGGGCCATCTGTACCAGGGCCGATACAAGTCGTTCCCCGTTCAAGACGATGAGCATTTCCTGACGGTCAATCGTTACGTCGAACGAAACGCCTTCTCGGCAGAGCTCTGTCAATCACCCGAGGACTGGCGATTCGGAAGCCTCTGGCGTTGGAACTCAGGCACGACAACCGAGCGTTCGCTACTTACACCGTGGCCGATTGCCAGACGCCCCGATTGGATCGCTTGGGTGCGGCGGACATTGTCGGATCACGAATTGGAAAGGCTGCGATGGTGCGTTCAGCGTGGAAGCCCCTTTGGCGGTGAAGCTTGGGTAGAATCAATCGCTCGCCGGTATGACCTGGAGTCAACCTTGCGTCCGCGAGGTCGCCCGAAGAAGACTCCGCCACCGGAGTGA
- a CDS encoding glycosyltransferase family 2 protein codes for MNRPKLSSVAVLGSYRGGTSVVTGLLKHFGFFVGDAFFNAWNGYWTYEDVYLRRLCLECFDEREGNWSHRADFATRVERLSRWSEWARWRAVEEDACGIAGKHPTLCKLVPELTDAWTSDGGSAAKLVSVSRDAESIISAWRKSKSPNGHPWWPRGDVEDIVHDLIRCRDSSLEGVEHLVFDYERLRREPEFEIGRLADYCEVGDIRKSIAIDWYTDTCRALGQGTPLVLGWEHSANPESGKPPTELPELQNAMSNAFVDLQVSRRLPSLPLDKVLCVMITFNERLRLPDTLRHYRSLGVDRFAIIDNGSDDGTVELLLSQHDCDVYFMPHAYRSSVGGSGWSSTLIREFYGTGRWVVCTDADEQMVYHDCERHDLHDLVRLLKDSGQSSLPCVTIDCYSDRGFLTSVLDPNQQMVDCCPLFDSEGYVRLELNDPADGVPRVIWSGGPIEREMNAPCGWLAKVPLMYWKAETWNWNPHVAYPFERNFSAPSGAILHFKWLSDLSGVVGREIARNQRTYNAEKYRLLGRKIATQGDISLVSFRSRKYEGSSSIVGAGFADVVDWNNEQERIIPKLPSS; via the coding sequence GTGAATAGGCCCAAGTTATCGTCCGTCGCCGTACTGGGTTCCTACCGTGGCGGCACCTCTGTTGTTACGGGACTGCTTAAGCACTTCGGTTTTTTCGTCGGAGACGCGTTCTTCAACGCGTGGAACGGGTATTGGACTTACGAAGATGTTTACCTAAGGCGGCTATGTCTGGAGTGCTTTGACGAGCGTGAGGGAAATTGGAGTCACCGAGCTGACTTTGCCACTCGTGTTGAGCGTCTTTCGCGGTGGAGTGAGTGGGCGAGATGGCGAGCGGTGGAAGAAGATGCATGTGGTATCGCTGGCAAGCATCCGACGCTGTGCAAATTGGTACCTGAATTGACCGATGCTTGGACAAGTGATGGCGGATCTGCTGCGAAACTGGTCTCAGTATCCCGGGATGCTGAATCGATCATTTCGGCGTGGCGAAAATCAAAGTCTCCCAACGGGCACCCATGGTGGCCTCGCGGGGACGTAGAGGACATTGTTCACGACCTGATCCGTTGCCGGGATTCGAGCCTCGAGGGCGTCGAACATTTGGTTTTTGACTACGAACGTCTACGACGCGAACCGGAATTCGAGATTGGTCGGTTGGCCGACTACTGTGAAGTCGGCGATATCCGAAAGTCGATCGCGATTGATTGGTACACCGACACTTGTCGAGCTCTTGGGCAGGGAACTCCGCTCGTGCTGGGGTGGGAGCACTCGGCGAATCCAGAGAGTGGAAAGCCGCCTACTGAATTGCCGGAACTGCAAAATGCTATGTCGAATGCCTTTGTTGACTTGCAGGTTTCCAGGCGACTGCCTTCGCTGCCGCTGGACAAGGTCTTATGCGTCATGATCACTTTCAACGAACGATTGCGATTGCCCGACACGCTGCGGCACTATCGCAGTTTGGGCGTTGACCGGTTTGCGATCATCGATAATGGATCGGATGACGGCACCGTTGAACTACTCCTATCGCAGCACGACTGCGATGTCTATTTCATGCCTCATGCGTATCGAAGTTCGGTGGGCGGATCAGGTTGGTCGTCGACCCTGATACGAGAGTTTTATGGCACCGGCCGTTGGGTCGTTTGCACCGACGCCGATGAACAGATGGTCTATCACGATTGCGAACGCCATGATTTGCACGATCTCGTGCGGTTGCTGAAAGATAGCGGGCAATCGTCGCTGCCGTGCGTGACGATCGATTGCTACTCGGACCGAGGATTTCTGACGTCGGTCTTGGATCCGAATCAGCAGATGGTTGATTGCTGCCCGCTGTTTGATAGCGAAGGATATGTGCGACTTGAATTGAACGATCCAGCCGACGGCGTCCCTCGAGTCATTTGGTCGGGAGGGCCAATAGAGCGAGAAATGAACGCACCCTGCGGCTGGCTCGCCAAGGTTCCGCTGATGTACTGGAAAGCTGAGACTTGGAATTGGAATCCGCATGTCGCTTACCCGTTTGAGCGTAACTTTTCCGCTCCGTCCGGAGCGATCCTGCACTTCAAATGGCTTTCAGATCTTTCAGGTGTTGTTGGCCGCGAGATTGCTCGCAACCAACGTACATACAATGCCGAAAAGTACAGGCTGCTGGGGCGAAAAATCGCGACTCAAGGCGATATCTCACTCGTCAGTTTTCGAAGTCGGAAATACGAAGGGTCGAGTTCGATCGTTGGTGCCGGATTTGCAGATGTGGTCGATTGGAACAACGAGCAGGAAAGAATCATCCCAAAATTGCCAAGCTCATGA
- a CDS encoding DUF1559 domain-containing protein, whose translation MQKNLVRFRAFTLVELLVVIAIIGVLVGLLLPAVQSAREAARRMSCGNNFKQVGLALHNYHSAFKNLPKQMGGTVFCGTFGYVTGATPQQAGSTNGNELSAFPGLLPFMEQQALWEQISNVYEVQVGSPGTYFAAMGPHPNMNLDEQAAHLYEPWMAEIQTLRCPSDPGVGLPALGRTNFTFCVGDAIQQTNIGPGDPEGRFTSIPSQRARESCRGVFVNRMFTSFADIRDGLSNTIAMGEVITDLGDGDVRSVIGASAVELRTNPNACATMIDPLRPSFWLPGTPEAGTIPTNRRGHKWACGRVGYTGFQTILPPNRQSCTWNSSFGNVTDLLDEGVLSAASRHPGGAHVLLADGAVRFITDSIEAGNSGHASVRQNGAAMDPTLPTVPGSKSPYGLWGALGSRGSAEPIAADF comes from the coding sequence ATGCAGAAAAATCTCGTTCGTTTTCGAGCCTTTACGCTCGTCGAGTTACTTGTAGTGATTGCGATCATCGGCGTTTTGGTCGGATTACTTTTGCCGGCAGTGCAGTCCGCTCGCGAAGCCGCCCGACGTATGAGTTGCGGAAATAACTTCAAGCAAGTTGGTTTGGCACTTCACAACTACCACTCAGCCTTCAAAAATCTGCCGAAGCAAATGGGCGGAACGGTTTTCTGCGGTACCTTTGGCTATGTCACAGGGGCAACTCCGCAGCAGGCTGGTAGCACGAACGGCAATGAGTTGAGTGCCTTTCCGGGACTGTTGCCTTTCATGGAGCAACAGGCACTCTGGGAGCAGATTAGCAATGTTTACGAAGTCCAGGTTGGAAGCCCCGGAACGTACTTCGCCGCGATGGGGCCACACCCCAATATGAACTTGGACGAGCAAGCGGCTCATTTGTATGAACCATGGATGGCAGAGATTCAAACGCTTCGATGCCCGAGCGATCCGGGCGTTGGTCTACCGGCACTGGGAAGAACCAATTTCACATTTTGTGTTGGTGATGCGATTCAACAAACAAACATAGGGCCGGGGGATCCCGAGGGACGCTTTACCTCAATTCCCTCACAACGAGCTCGTGAATCATGCCGTGGAGTTTTTGTAAATCGAATGTTTACGAGCTTTGCCGATATCCGAGACGGGTTGTCGAACACGATCGCGATGGGAGAAGTCATTACCGATCTTGGTGACGGCGATGTGCGATCGGTGATCGGCGCATCCGCGGTGGAGTTAAGGACAAATCCAAACGCTTGCGCAACGATGATTGATCCGTTACGCCCAAGTTTCTGGTTGCCAGGGACTCCGGAAGCGGGGACGATTCCAACAAATCGGCGCGGCCATAAATGGGCGTGTGGTCGCGTAGGATACACGGGGTTTCAAACAATCCTGCCACCGAACCGACAAAGTTGTACTTGGAACAGTTCCTTCGGGAATGTTACGGACTTGCTGGATGAGGGAGTGCTTAGCGCCGCGAGTCGACATCCAGGAGGCGCTCATGTCCTCTTAGCCGACGGTGCGGTTCGGTTCATCACTGACTCGATCGAAGCGGGGAACAGTGGTCATGCCAGCGTTCGCCAGAATGGCGCCGCGATGGATCCAACGCTTCCGACGGTTCCAGGATCGAAAAGCCCTTACGGACTTTGGGGGGCACTCGGTAGTCGTGGATCGGCCGAGCCCATTGCGGCAGACTTTTGA